One window of the Chryseobacterium sp. CY350 genome contains the following:
- a CDS encoding fibronectin type III domain-containing protein yields the protein MKQLLLFLLVSVQMTFGQALYPYLQNPTPNSMIVNWKTASNNETTVIYGTSATNLNVTFTGTTNIFSDTGYNNNYYYHTAKISNLQPNTKYYYKIKTGTDESAVYSFKTLPLPGQAATADGKIRFLIMGDNQIKAEPRYDSLNLNAYKKIKQKYGLIADPSDNIALTFMVGDQVDVGTLDHYENVHFKKNITLSPYLPIQTTVGNHETYGTLGMNSYYAHFYINEISYKNISSGNENYYAQQAGNVLFVSLSSEHTGAAQMTWLQQVLNAANTDNTVDWVISLSHRPYQAEQYVGDISTWVRNNAVPLLTTSEKYLMHVGAHHHLYHRGQLKNTPNYQIISGGTAWDQYWGMSNEQDFDDVQKTLTDWTYQIIEVDIPTGKVDIESYSIGGVHHRKYNELVDTFHRYKNQPKPAKPSITNTFTGAITLPLTLNGSTFSTTSSDLLNTTQFLISKAADFSVIEKEFYRDFENWFGKEGNGTPDFTKNQNAGIDITKATIAANSITNGIYYVKVRYRDRNLEWSEWSDIKQFQVTGSVVSNPSFNLNKTEYLQNEAITATFTDGPGNNQDWIGIYKKGQNPATVTSQSFVYTNGQTSGTTTFASGLATKGQYFAGFFANNGYTDIAPRKSFYVGPQVVLQTTADTYPVGGTVTVNFSNGPNLLKDWIGIYKMGQVPGPTPSIKWSYVTTAAGTLNFTGLPKGYYYAQYFLEDGYFTVGEKVFFKVGDIVTELWTNKPVYTLGENITASWTDSPGIIKDWLGIYPQNISIPDDNFVSYTYFDGITQGTKTIQGTAVPATPGNYYMVMFTNDSYTEVSNRVQFQVSGPTLGTEEVKSTEKNVVLYPNPTKPGEPTFIKSDYPIKKIELISANGDLLYQSKNINNQRFSMVNENLPKGVYFVKVYTRKLFTLKLIIQ from the coding sequence ATGAAACAGCTTTTATTATTTTTACTGGTATCGGTGCAGATGACTTTTGGTCAGGCTCTGTATCCTTATCTTCAGAATCCTACGCCCAATTCTATGATTGTCAATTGGAAAACGGCATCAAACAACGAAACTACCGTGATCTATGGCACAAGTGCCACTAATCTTAATGTTACTTTTACCGGAACTACAAATATTTTTTCGGATACAGGGTACAATAACAATTATTATTATCATACTGCAAAGATTTCTAATTTGCAGCCCAATACAAAGTATTATTACAAAATAAAAACGGGAACCGATGAGTCGGCGGTTTACAGTTTTAAAACACTTCCTTTACCTGGACAAGCCGCTACTGCAGACGGTAAAATCAGATTTCTAATTATGGGTGACAATCAGATCAAGGCTGAGCCAAGATATGATAGTCTTAACCTGAATGCCTACAAAAAAATAAAGCAAAAATATGGTCTTATAGCAGATCCTTCCGATAATATTGCGCTTACTTTCATGGTGGGAGATCAGGTAGATGTGGGAACTTTGGATCATTACGAAAATGTTCACTTCAAAAAAAATATAACGCTGTCTCCCTATCTTCCGATTCAGACAACCGTTGGAAATCATGAAACCTATGGAACGCTGGGTATGAATTCCTACTATGCTCACTTTTATATCAATGAAATTTCCTACAAAAACATTTCTTCGGGTAATGAAAATTACTATGCGCAACAGGCGGGCAACGTTTTGTTTGTCAGCTTAAGTTCCGAACATACCGGTGCTGCTCAAATGACCTGGTTGCAACAGGTATTGAATGCTGCCAACACAGATAATACGGTAGACTGGGTGATTTCTCTCAGTCACAGACCGTATCAGGCAGAGCAGTATGTAGGAGATATTTCTACGTGGGTGAGAAACAATGCTGTTCCGCTTTTAACTACTTCAGAAAAATATTTGATGCATGTAGGTGCTCATCATCATTTGTACCACAGAGGACAATTAAAAAATACGCCAAATTACCAGATTATTTCTGGAGGAACTGCATGGGATCAATATTGGGGAATGTCGAACGAGCAAGATTTTGATGACGTTCAGAAAACACTTACAGATTGGACGTACCAGATCATCGAAGTAGATATTCCGACAGGAAAAGTCGATATAGAGTCTTACTCAATAGGCGGTGTTCACCACAGAAAATATAATGAATTGGTCGATACTTTTCATAGATACAAAAATCAACCAAAACCGGCAAAGCCATCGATTACAAATACTTTCACAGGCGCGATAACTTTACCGCTGACCTTAAACGGAAGTACATTCTCAACCACAAGCTCAGATCTATTAAATACGACTCAGTTTTTGATCAGTAAAGCGGCCGATTTCTCTGTTATTGAAAAAGAATTTTACAGAGATTTTGAAAACTGGTTTGGGAAAGAAGGAAACGGAACTCCGGATTTTACGAAAAACCAAAATGCAGGGATCGATATAACCAAAGCTACCATCGCAGCAAACTCAATTACAAACGGTATTTATTATGTTAAAGTTAGATACAGGGATCGTAATTTAGAGTGGAGTGAATGGAGCGATATAAAACAATTTCAGGTGACAGGAAGTGTTGTTTCGAATCCTTCATTCAATTTAAATAAAACTGAATATCTTCAAAACGAAGCCATAACTGCAACATTTACAGATGGCCCCGGGAACAATCAGGATTGGATAGGAATCTACAAAAAGGGTCAGAATCCAGCAACGGTAACTTCCCAGTCGTTCGTTTACACCAATGGGCAAACTTCAGGAACTACCACGTTTGCTAGTGGTTTAGCGACAAAAGGTCAGTACTTTGCAGGTTTTTTTGCAAATAATGGTTATACAGATATTGCCCCAAGAAAGAGTTTTTATGTAGGTCCGCAGGTTGTATTGCAGACAACAGCAGATACTTACCCCGTGGGCGGAACAGTAACTGTTAATTTCAGCAACGGACCCAACCTTTTAAAAGACTGGATCGGAATTTATAAAATGGGTCAGGTTCCGGGACCTACACCTTCCATTAAATGGAGTTACGTAACAACCGCAGCAGGAACTCTGAACTTTACAGGACTTCCAAAAGGTTATTATTATGCTCAGTATTTTCTTGAAGACGGATATTTTACCGTTGGGGAAAAGGTATTCTTTAAAGTTGGTGATATTGTAACAGAACTTTGGACTAACAAACCGGTTTATACTTTAGGTGAAAATATTACGGCTTCATGGACGGATTCTCCGGGAATCATCAAAGACTGGCTAGGTATTTATCCGCAGAATATTTCAATTCCTGACGATAATTTTGTCTCTTATACCTATTTCGACGGCATTACTCAGGGTACAAAAACAATTCAGGGTACAGCAGTTCCCGCAACACCCGGAAATTACTACATGGTCATGTTTACAAATGATTCTTATACCGAAGTTTCCAATAGAGTTCAGTTTCAGGTTTCCGGTCCTACTTTGGGAACTGAAGAAGTGAAAAGTACAGAAAAAAATGTAGTTTTATATCCTAATCCTACAAAACCTGGTGAACCGACATTTATAAAAAGCGATTATCCGATTAAGAAAATCGAATTAATTTCAGCAAACGGAGATCTTCTATATCAATCTAAAAACATCAACAATCAAAGATTTTCTATGGTCAATGAAAATCTGCCGAAAGGAGTTTATTTTGTTAAAGTTTATACCAGAAAATTATTTACTTTAAAACTGATCATTCAGTAA
- a CDS encoding EamA family transporter → MEKKNIFKGVVFVGIGASIYGMLATFVKLSYKDGFTTSEVTTAQFVMGFLGLLILNFIQTITSKKTLASPSSKDFKMLMLAGTSLGCTSLFYYISVQYINVSIAIVLLMQSVWFSVVVESFLTKKFPNLKKIVATLIVLVGTVLATNLINLNINIDWHGMFWGLLAAASFTMTMFTSNTLATNLPVLRKSIIMLSGGSVIVLLFMFFAQIGPLYFPELKSFYLNFTENTQYIRAFDYSIFWTYGFILALFGTIIPPILFNLGFPNTGLGLGSIISSLELPVSVTMAFVLLGEQVLLIQWFGIILILSAVVLMNLPSKNEFKEAEIS, encoded by the coding sequence ATGGAGAAGAAAAATATTTTTAAAGGAGTTGTTTTTGTAGGCATTGGAGCGAGTATTTATGGGATGTTAGCGACCTTCGTAAAACTGTCTTACAAAGATGGTTTCACAACTTCCGAAGTTACTACTGCTCAGTTTGTGATGGGGTTTTTAGGATTATTGATTCTAAATTTCATTCAGACCATCACTTCAAAAAAAACGCTGGCTTCGCCAAGTTCTAAGGATTTTAAAATGCTGATGTTAGCAGGAACTTCACTAGGCTGTACAAGTCTTTTTTACTATATCTCAGTGCAATACATAAATGTGTCAATTGCAATTGTGTTGTTGATGCAGTCGGTTTGGTTCAGCGTTGTAGTCGAAAGTTTTCTTACGAAAAAGTTTCCGAATCTTAAGAAGATTGTCGCAACGCTCATTGTTTTGGTTGGAACAGTTTTGGCTACAAATCTAATCAATCTTAATATAAATATTGACTGGCACGGTATGTTTTGGGGACTGTTGGCGGCGGCTTCATTTACCATGACCATGTTTACTTCCAATACTTTAGCAACCAATTTACCGGTTCTCAGAAAAAGTATCATCATGCTTTCCGGAGGTTCCGTAATTGTACTTTTATTTATGTTTTTTGCTCAGATCGGACCACTTTATTTTCCAGAACTGAAATCTTTTTACTTAAACTTCACCGAAAATACGCAATATATCCGAGCTTTTGACTACTCGATATTCTGGACTTATGGTTTTATTCTGGCACTTTTCGGAACCATTATTCCTCCAATTTTATTTAACCTCGGCTTCCCCAATACCGGTTTAGGTTTGGGAAGTATTATATCGTCCTTAGAGCTTCCGGTTTCTGTTACGATGGCATTCGTTTTACTAGGGGAGCAGGTTCTTCTGATTCAATGGTTCGGGATTATATTAATTCTGTCGGCAGTGGTTCTAATGAATTTACCATCTAAAAATGAATTTAAAGAAGCAGAAATATCATAA
- the rplS gene encoding 50S ribosomal protein L19, which yields MDLLKYVQDKYITKKEFPEFKAGDTITVYYEIKEGQKTRTQFFKGTVIQLRGTGSTKTFTIRKMSGDVGVERVFPINMPALQKIEVDRRGRVRRSRIYYFRDLRGKKARIKDAAYKKK from the coding sequence ATGGATTTATTAAAGTACGTACAAGACAAGTACATTACAAAAAAAGAATTCCCTGAATTCAAAGCTGGTGATACAATCACTGTGTATTACGAGATTAAAGAAGGTCAAAAAACAAGAACTCAGTTCTTCAAAGGAACTGTAATTCAATTGAGAGGAACAGGTTCTACAAAGACTTTTACCATCAGAAAAATGAGTGGTGATGTAGGTGTAGAAAGAGTTTTCCCTATCAATATGCCGGCTCTTCAAAAAATCGAAGTTGACAGAAGAGGTAGAGTTAGAAGATCTAGAATCTACTACTTCAGAGATCTTAGAGGTAAAAAAGCGAGAATTAAAGACGCTGCTTACAAAAAGAAGTAA
- a CDS encoding CoA transferase subunit A, with translation MIDKRVNSAQEAIEGIQDGMTLMLGGFGLCGIPENSINALVDSDVRDLTCISNNAGVDDFGLGLLLQKKQIKKMISSYVGENAEFERQMLSGELDVELTPQGTLAEKCRAAQAGIPAFYTPAGFGTEVAEGKEVKEFKGKPHILEHAYEADYSIVKAWKGDHAGNLVFKGSARNFNHPMAGAGKITIAEVEELVAPGELDPNQIHIPGIMIQRIFQGEKFEKRIEQRTVRKNNN, from the coding sequence ATGATAGATAAAAGAGTAAATAGCGCACAGGAAGCCATTGAAGGAATTCAGGATGGTATGACATTAATGTTGGGCGGCTTCGGTCTTTGCGGAATTCCGGAAAATTCAATCAATGCATTGGTAGATAGTGATGTAAGAGATCTCACGTGTATTTCAAACAATGCCGGAGTTGATGATTTCGGATTGGGATTGCTGTTGCAGAAAAAGCAGATCAAAAAAATGATATCTTCTTATGTAGGAGAAAATGCAGAATTTGAAAGACAGATGTTGTCGGGAGAATTAGACGTAGAATTAACGCCACAGGGAACTTTAGCAGAAAAATGCAGAGCTGCACAGGCAGGAATTCCAGCATTTTACACGCCTGCAGGTTTCGGAACTGAAGTCGCAGAAGGAAAAGAGGTGAAAGAATTCAAAGGAAAACCCCATATTTTAGAACATGCTTATGAAGCAGATTATTCCATTGTAAAAGCCTGGAAAGGTGATCACGCAGGGAACTTGGTTTTTAAAGGTTCGGCTAGAAATTTCAATCATCCGATGGCAGGAGCGGGAAAAATCACCATTGCTGAGGTTGAAGAATTAGTTGCGCCAGGAGAATTAGATCCCAACCAGATTCACATTCCGGGAATTATGATCCAAAGAATCTTTCAGGGAGAAAAATTCGAAAAAAGAATCGAACAAAGAACTGTAAGAAAGAATAATAATTAA
- a CDS encoding T9SS-dependent M36 family metallopeptidase, which translates to MNCFSTHISQIKSTKFYFKLLFFLPVFMFSQQRESVITNYLQTNHIKDFKKADLSDFDIDNIDESKSLRGEVIKIQQKFKGYPIYNAVSTIFLKDKKIEYFSDLFIKNYNSAASIIPSLSKDEAFEKIVSVLRNKDLEDYTVLENSSPEPGHKKFARQKLVFVEVNLNLKLAYQFFLIEPNSSNTWNILVDANTGEILNKDNLTLSCSFHPGAYGHDHSAENFTTSQEKIISPKILAPDNASYNVFQLPIEAPTFGSRSIVANPWNLNASPEGWHSDGSDKYTITRGNNVFAYADLSNANQPGFSPDGGSSRNFNFPFSTNGTPAFNQNAAITNLFYINNKVHDVFYQFGFTESARNFQQNNFGKGGLGNDYVIAESQDSGDFNNANFTTPSDGNKPVMQMYLWSTANRYFFYNAPLSAIPRVPQSSPAQFGPSLNGTGVTGEVVLATVINGCTALPSGSLSGKIGLMERGGNSSCTFAVKVKNAQNAGAIAAIIYNNVSASNFPSSMGGTDSSINIPSVLITNNEGEYIKNQLNSGISVNVTLKSDPLTAITPDGSFDNGIITHEYGHGISNRLTGNGYTCLLKSQSKEQMGEGWSDFFSLMLTNSPNDNANVPRSVGTYASGQSTSGAGLRPVKYSPDFSVNNYTYGRTNGMEFEEDSEIVPDVHRIGFVWATMLWDLHWQYAAKYGYSSDVTANKNNGSSRVLQLVTDALKLQACNPTFIDGRNAILSAEMLTTKGENRCMIWKTFARRGLGINALPGNKMNINDQIEDFSIPKDCTEGNSGIPIDRSQIAIYPNPAKDEFFIYLKDFPIGNLIVQVYDMTGKLVLSENRTSQDSRIPVSTKDFENGVYVVKLQGVGVDITSKIIIKK; encoded by the coding sequence ATGAATTGCTTTTCTACTCATATTTCCCAAATAAAATCTACCAAATTTTATTTTAAACTCTTATTTTTTCTTCCTGTATTCATGTTTTCTCAACAACGAGAAAGTGTAATCACAAATTATTTACAGACTAATCATATTAAGGATTTTAAAAAAGCCGATCTGTCTGATTTCGATATTGACAATATAGACGAGTCAAAGTCATTAAGAGGAGAAGTTATTAAAATTCAGCAAAAATTTAAAGGTTATCCGATTTATAATGCAGTAAGTACTATTTTTTTAAAAGATAAAAAAATTGAATATTTTTCAGATTTATTCATTAAAAACTACAACAGTGCAGCTTCAATTATACCATCTTTAAGTAAAGATGAAGCATTTGAAAAGATAGTTTCCGTTCTGCGAAACAAAGATCTCGAAGATTATACAGTTCTTGAAAATTCTTCTCCGGAACCTGGTCATAAGAAATTTGCCAGACAGAAATTAGTTTTTGTAGAAGTCAATTTAAATTTAAAACTTGCTTACCAATTTTTTCTTATTGAGCCAAACTCTTCAAATACTTGGAATATTTTAGTCGATGCAAATACCGGAGAAATTTTAAATAAAGACAATCTTACCTTATCATGCAGTTTTCATCCCGGAGCTTACGGGCACGATCATTCCGCTGAAAATTTCACCACGTCTCAGGAAAAAATAATCTCACCAAAGATTTTGGCACCCGATAATGCTTCCTACAATGTTTTTCAGCTGCCGATTGAAGCACCGACTTTTGGAAGCAGATCGATCGTTGCCAATCCCTGGAATTTAAATGCATCTCCGGAAGGTTGGCATTCTGATGGCTCAGACAAATATACAATCACGAGAGGAAATAATGTTTTTGCTTACGCAGACTTGTCAAACGCAAACCAACCCGGATTTTCGCCGGATGGCGGCTCGAGCAGGAACTTTAATTTTCCTTTTTCAACCAATGGAACTCCTGCGTTCAATCAAAATGCTGCGATCACAAATTTATTTTACATTAATAATAAAGTTCATGATGTTTTCTATCAGTTTGGTTTTACAGAATCAGCAAGAAATTTTCAACAAAATAATTTCGGAAAAGGTGGATTGGGGAACGATTATGTCATTGCAGAAAGTCAGGATTCCGGTGATTTTAATAATGCCAATTTCACAACACCTTCAGATGGTAACAAACCTGTAATGCAAATGTATCTTTGGTCGACTGCCAACAGGTACTTTTTTTATAATGCTCCTTTATCGGCAATTCCGCGGGTTCCGCAGTCTAGTCCGGCTCAGTTTGGGCCTTCACTAAACGGCACCGGAGTTACAGGTGAGGTGGTTTTAGCAACAGTAATTAACGGTTGTACAGCTTTACCTTCAGGGTCATTATCCGGAAAAATAGGTCTTATGGAACGGGGCGGTAATTCTTCGTGTACATTTGCCGTGAAAGTAAAAAATGCACAAAATGCAGGAGCAATTGCTGCGATTATTTATAACAATGTTTCTGCTTCAAATTTTCCCTCCTCAATGGGTGGAACAGATTCGAGCATCAATATCCCATCAGTTTTAATTACTAATAATGAAGGTGAATACATTAAAAATCAATTGAATAGCGGAATCTCAGTCAATGTAACATTGAAAAGCGATCCTCTGACGGCAATTACTCCTGACGGTAGTTTTGATAACGGAATTATCACACACGAATATGGTCACGGAATATCCAACAGACTTACCGGAAACGGATATACATGCCTTTTAAAATCTCAAAGTAAAGAGCAAATGGGTGAAGGCTGGTCAGATTTTTTTTCACTAATGCTCACTAACAGTCCAAATGACAATGCAAATGTACCAAGAAGCGTAGGAACATATGCAAGTGGCCAATCAACAAGTGGTGCAGGATTGAGACCTGTTAAATATTCGCCGGATTTCTCTGTAAATAATTATACTTATGGCAGAACCAACGGAATGGAATTCGAAGAAGATTCTGAAATCGTTCCTGATGTGCACAGAATAGGATTTGTCTGGGCGACAATGCTTTGGGATCTACATTGGCAATACGCAGCAAAATATGGATACTCATCTGATGTCACTGCAAATAAGAACAACGGGAGTTCGCGCGTGTTGCAACTCGTAACTGATGCTCTGAAATTGCAGGCCTGCAACCCGACATTTATAGACGGCCGTAATGCAATTCTTTCTGCAGAGATGTTGACTACAAAAGGAGAAAACCGATGCATGATCTGGAAAACCTTTGCCAGGAGAGGTTTAGGCATTAATGCGCTACCAGGAAATAAAATGAATATCAATGACCAGATAGAAGATTTTTCGATTCCGAAAGATTGTACTGAAGGAAATTCCGGCATTCCGATAGACAGAAGCCAGATTGCAATTTATCCAAATCCGGCAAAAGATGAATTTTTTATTTACTTAAAAGATTTTCCGATCGGAAATTTGATCGTTCAGGTGTACGATATGACGGGAAAACTGGTTTTATCAGAAAACAGAACATCGCAGGATTCAAGAATTCCTGTTTCCACTAAAGATTTTGAAAACGGTGTTTATGTTGTAAAATTGCAGGGAGTAGGAGTCGATATTACATCAAAAATTATTATTAAAAAATAA
- a CDS encoding alpha/beta fold hydrolase encodes MKYFKNAVVIMLFSIASVPLFSQIKPLDATLSNYQYPFEVHFKDLKSQNQTLKMAYMDVKPKTSNGKTIMLLHGKNFNGAYWQKTAKDLSEKGFRVIIPDQIGFGKSSKPQNYQFSFAQLASNTKAILDNLKIEKLIVLGHSMGGMVATRFTLMYPETVEKLILENPIGLEDYKSLAKYQTVDEAYQSELKNTAESYKNYQLKFYYDNKWKAEYQPWLDLIAGWTLHKDYPQVAWNAALTSDMIFNQPVVYEFKDIKTPTLLIIGTRDRTAIGKDRAPKEIQPTMGQYQELGKKTQKKIEGSKLIELENVGHLPHIEVYDKFWNALYDFIK; translated from the coding sequence ATGAAATATTTTAAAAATGCTGTAGTAATAATGTTGTTTTCAATTGCATCTGTTCCTCTATTTTCACAGATAAAACCTTTAGATGCTACACTTTCAAATTATCAGTATCCTTTCGAAGTTCATTTTAAAGATTTAAAATCACAAAATCAGACCTTGAAAATGGCTTATATGGATGTAAAACCAAAAACATCCAACGGAAAAACCATTATGCTTCTCCACGGTAAAAATTTTAACGGTGCGTATTGGCAAAAAACGGCAAAAGATCTGTCTGAAAAAGGTTTCAGAGTCATTATTCCCGATCAGATCGGTTTTGGGAAATCTTCAAAACCTCAAAATTACCAGTTTTCGTTTGCACAATTGGCGAGTAATACCAAAGCGATTCTGGATAATTTGAAAATCGAAAAACTGATTGTTTTGGGACATTCAATGGGCGGAATGGTTGCTACAAGATTTACCTTGATGTATCCCGAAACTGTAGAAAAATTAATACTCGAAAATCCTATCGGGTTGGAAGATTATAAATCTTTGGCAAAATATCAAACTGTTGATGAGGCATATCAGTCAGAATTAAAAAACACTGCTGAAAGCTATAAAAATTATCAGTTAAAATTTTATTACGATAACAAATGGAAGGCCGAATATCAACCATGGCTCGATCTCATCGCCGGTTGGACATTGCACAAAGATTATCCGCAAGTTGCGTGGAATGCTGCTTTAACGAGTGATATGATTTTTAATCAGCCTGTAGTTTACGAATTTAAAGATATCAAAACGCCAACCTTACTGATTATCGGGACGAGAGATCGCACTGCTATCGGAAAAGATCGTGCTCCAAAAGAAATTCAGCCTACAATGGGGCAGTATCAGGAATTGGGAAAGAAAACGCAAAAAAAAATCGAAGGATCAAAACTTATTGAACTTGAAAACGTAGGACATCTTCCTCATATCGAAGTTTACGATAAATTCTGGAATGCACTGTACGATTTTATTAAGTAG
- a CDS encoding DUF4197 domain-containing protein — protein sequence MKKTFLLATGILFSVSAQAQILDVIKSTVKNQTGIDLNNPVKTKTSTSTTTTTSTAPKSPSVNINSLNSAQISSGLKEALSLGVTEGVKKLGVTDGFLKNEAVKILMPEKLRVIDTKLRAFGLGSLADQGVKLLNRAAEDAVTESAPIFTKAITSMTITDAKNILLGGDNSATNYLQGKTQSQLFTAFQPKVKASLGKVGADKVWTQLISKYNTLTGNAVSTDLNEYVTNETINGVFKMVADKESGIRNSPAMRTTSILQKVFGAQDGK from the coding sequence ATGAAAAAAACTTTTCTCTTAGCAACCGGAATATTGTTCTCGGTTTCTGCACAAGCACAGATTTTAGATGTAATAAAATCTACTGTTAAAAACCAGACCGGCATCGATCTGAACAATCCGGTGAAAACCAAAACCTCTACAAGTACAACTACGACAACATCAACTGCTCCAAAATCACCTTCTGTAAATATCAACAGTCTGAATTCAGCTCAGATCTCGTCAGGATTGAAAGAAGCTTTAAGTCTTGGCGTAACAGAAGGCGTAAAAAAATTGGGTGTAACCGATGGTTTCCTGAAAAATGAAGCCGTAAAAATATTAATGCCCGAAAAATTAAGAGTGATTGACACCAAACTTCGTGCATTCGGGTTGGGTAGTCTTGCTGATCAGGGTGTAAAATTACTCAACAGAGCCGCCGAAGATGCAGTGACAGAATCTGCCCCGATCTTTACGAAAGCAATTACGTCGATGACGATTACGGATGCAAAAAATATTTTGCTTGGAGGTGATAATTCTGCAACAAATTATCTTCAGGGAAAAACCCAAAGCCAATTGTTTACCGCTTTTCAGCCAAAAGTGAAGGCTTCTCTTGGAAAAGTGGGTGCTGATAAAGTCTGGACTCAATTAATTTCAAAGTACAATACTTTAACCGGAAATGCTGTATCGACCGACTTAAACGAATACGTTACCAATGAAACAATTAACGGGGTTTTTAAAATGGTTGCTGATAAAGAAAGCGGAATAAGAAATTCGCCGGCGATGAGAACGACAAGTATTTTGCAAAAGGTTTTTGGAGCGCAGGACGGAAAATAG
- a CDS encoding CoA transferase subunit B, with protein MLSKEDIAKRISKEVKDGYYVNLGIGIPTLVANYVPDNLSVEFQSENGVLGMGPFPFEGEEDADIINAGKQTITILEGGSFFDSAFSFGMIRSQKVDLTILGAMEVSENGDIANWKIPGKMVKGMGGAMDLVASAENIIVAMMHVNKAGESKILKKCTLPLTGINCVKKVVTELAVLDVTPAGFKLVERAPGVSVEHIIKSTEADLIIEGEIPEMQF; from the coding sequence ATGTTAAGTAAAGAAGATATAGCAAAACGAATTTCCAAAGAAGTAAAAGACGGTTACTACGTCAACTTAGGAATCGGAATCCCGACATTAGTGGCAAACTATGTTCCGGACAATCTTTCTGTAGAATTCCAAAGTGAAAATGGGGTTTTAGGAATGGGACCATTTCCTTTTGAGGGTGAAGAAGATGCAGATATTATCAACGCGGGAAAACAGACGATTACGATTTTAGAAGGCGGTTCATTCTTTGATTCTGCTTTCAGTTTTGGGATGATCAGAAGCCAGAAGGTTGATTTAACCATTCTCGGAGCTATGGAAGTTTCAGAAAACGGAGACATAGCCAACTGGAAAATCCCCGGTAAAATGGTCAAAGGAATGGGCGGCGCAATGGATCTCGTAGCTTCAGCTGAAAACATTATTGTCGCAATGATGCACGTAAATAAAGCCGGAGAAAGCAAAATCCTCAAAAAATGCACGCTTCCACTTACAGGAATCAACTGTGTGAAAAAAGTAGTCACAGAATTGGCGGTTTTAGATGTAACGCCAGCCGGATTCAAACTAGTAGAAAGAGCTCCCGGAGTTTCCGTAGAACACATTATCAAATCTACAGAAGCAGATTTAATCATCGAAGGAGAAATTCCTGAAATGCAGTTTTAA